A stretch of Prunus dulcis chromosome 6, ALMONDv2, whole genome shotgun sequence DNA encodes these proteins:
- the LOC117630111 gene encoding LOW QUALITY PROTEIN: protein BRICK 1 (The sequence of the model RefSeq protein was modified relative to this genomic sequence to represent the inferred CDS: substituted 1 base at 1 genomic stop codon) codes for MARAGGITNAVNVGIAVQADWENSEFISHISPNVRRLFDFLVQFXATTKSKLASLNEKLDVLERKLELLEVQVVTASANPSLFARDA; via the exons ATGGCTCGGGCAGGTGGAATAACAAATGCAGTGAACGTTGGGATAGCGGTCCAAGCTGATTGGGAAAACAGCGAGTTCATCTCCCACATTTCTCCCAATGTTCGCCGCCTCTTCGATTTCCTGGTCCAATTCT AGGCTACAACGAAGAGCAAATTGGCATCACTGAATGAGAAGCTTGACGTATTGGAACGAAAGCTAGAACTTCTTGAAGTTCAAGTGGTGACTGCATCAGCCAACCCTTCTCTTTTTGCACGTGATGCTTAG